From a region of the Neobacillus niacini genome:
- a CDS encoding bifunctional 3-deoxy-7-phosphoheptulonate synthase/chorismate mutase, whose protein sequence is MSNSNLEQLRTRVDDLNLELLKLINERAQLVQEIGKAKESQGVYKYDPVRERKMLDLIKEHNDGPFDNATIDHLFKEIFKAGLDLQKDDHQKALLVSRKKKPENTIVNLKGETIGDGKQHFVFGPCAVESYEQVATVAKAMKEKGLKLLRGGAYKPRTSPYDFQGLGVEGLKILKRVADEYDMAVISEIVNPADIEMAIDYIDVIQIGARNMQNFELLKAAGAVNKPVLLKRGIAATIEEFINAAEYIMAQGNGQIILCERGIRTYERATRNTLDISAVPILKQETHLPVMVDVTHSTGRRDLLLPCAKAALAIGADGVMAEVHPDPAVALSDAQQQMNLDQFNTFYNELLASNLVRI, encoded by the coding sequence ATGAGCAATAGTAATTTGGAACAATTAAGGACACGTGTCGATGATTTAAACTTGGAATTATTGAAACTAATTAATGAAAGAGCTCAACTTGTCCAAGAGATTGGGAAGGCTAAAGAAAGTCAAGGAGTTTACAAATACGATCCGGTTCGTGAAAGAAAAATGCTTGATCTGATCAAAGAACATAATGATGGACCATTTGATAATGCAACGATTGACCATTTATTTAAGGAAATCTTTAAGGCTGGCTTAGATTTGCAAAAAGATGATCATCAAAAAGCACTTCTTGTTTCTAGAAAGAAGAAACCGGAAAATACAATTGTCAACTTAAAAGGTGAAACGATCGGAGACGGAAAACAGCATTTTGTTTTTGGTCCATGTGCGGTTGAATCCTACGAACAAGTAGCAACTGTGGCCAAAGCAATGAAAGAAAAAGGTTTAAAGCTGCTGCGTGGCGGTGCCTATAAGCCTAGAACATCTCCATATGATTTCCAAGGCCTTGGGGTTGAAGGGTTAAAAATCTTAAAACGAGTGGCAGATGAGTATGATATGGCTGTCATTAGTGAGATTGTAAATCCAGCTGATATTGAGATGGCTATTGATTATATCGATGTGATCCAAATCGGTGCACGGAATATGCAAAACTTTGAATTGTTAAAAGCTGCAGGTGCAGTAAATAAGCCTGTTCTTTTAAAGCGTGGTATTGCGGCTACGATTGAAGAATTTATTAATGCTGCAGAATATATTATGGCTCAAGGTAATGGGCAAATTATTCTTTGTGAGCGTGGAATTAGAACCTACGAACGGGCAACTAGAAATACGCTTGATATTTCTGCTGTCCCAATCCTTAAGCAAGAAACACATTTACCAGTAATGGTCGATGTAACTCACTCAACAGGAAGAAGAGATTTACTCCTTCCATGTGCAAAAGCAGCACTTGCAATTGGTGCCGATGGCGTGATGGCAGAAGTTCATCCAGACCCAGCTGTAGCACTTTCTGATGCACAGCAGCAAATGAACCTTGACCAGTTTAATACTTTTTATAATGAACTGCTTGCTTCTAATTTAGTTAGAATTTAA
- a CDS encoding thioredoxin family protein, with protein MKNLESIEQFEQLRDGGKTIFMFSANWCPDCRVIEPILPEIEEKYSEFTFIHVDRDEYIDLCQQLDVYGIPSFLAFEKGKELGRFVSKDRKTQEEIEAFINGLK; from the coding sequence GTGAAAAATTTAGAGTCTATTGAGCAATTTGAACAACTCCGTGATGGAGGAAAAACAATATTTATGTTCTCAGCTAACTGGTGTCCAGATTGTCGGGTTATCGAACCTATACTTCCAGAAATTGAAGAAAAGTATAGTGAATTTACTTTTATTCATGTTGATCGCGATGAATACATCGACTTATGCCAACAGTTGGACGTTTACGGTATTCCAAGTTTTCTTGCATTTGAAAAGGGGAAAGAGCTTGGCCGTTTCGTAAGTAAGGATCGCAAAACACAAGAGGAAATAGAAGCTTTTATTAACGGTCTAAAATAA
- the ccpA gene encoding catabolite control protein A: protein MNITIYDVAREANVSMATVSRVVNGNPNVKPVTRKKVLEVIDRLGYRPNAVARGLASKKTTTVGVVIPDISNIFFAELARGIEDIATMYKYNIILSNSDQNKEKELHLLNTMLGKQVDGIVFMSGNITQEHVEEFGKSPVPIVLAGSIEESEQIPSVNIDYEQAVYDSVKEFIEKGHKHIAFVVGPLQEPRNIHKKLKGYQRALSDAGIDFNESLIVEGDYTYDSGLEAFDKLLEAPNRPTAILVGSDEMALGVVHGAEDKGYKLPEDFEVITSDNTRLSLMVRPQLTTIVQPLYDIGAVAMRLLTKLMNKEEVEEQTVVLPHRIEHRQSTK from the coding sequence GTGAATATTACAATTTATGATGTTGCACGGGAAGCAAATGTTTCAATGGCAACCGTTTCACGTGTCGTCAATGGAAATCCAAATGTAAAGCCTGTTACTCGAAAAAAGGTACTAGAAGTCATCGATAGACTGGGTTACCGTCCTAATGCAGTTGCAAGAGGATTGGCTAGCAAGAAAACAACAACCGTTGGTGTCGTAATTCCAGATATCTCGAATATCTTTTTCGCAGAACTCGCACGTGGTATCGAAGATATCGCAACCATGTACAAGTACAATATTATTTTAAGCAATTCCGATCAAAACAAAGAGAAAGAATTACACTTATTAAATACCATGCTAGGTAAACAAGTGGATGGTATTGTCTTTATGAGTGGGAATATTACTCAAGAGCATGTTGAAGAATTTGGAAAATCACCGGTACCAATTGTCCTAGCTGGGTCGATTGAAGAATCTGAACAGATTCCTTCCGTGAACATCGATTATGAACAAGCTGTTTATGATTCAGTGAAAGAATTTATTGAAAAAGGTCATAAGCATATTGCATTTGTAGTTGGACCATTACAGGAACCAAGAAATATTCATAAAAAGCTAAAAGGATATCAGCGCGCACTTTCCGATGCAGGTATAGATTTTAATGAGTCACTTATTGTCGAAGGCGATTACACCTATGACTCAGGCTTAGAAGCGTTCGATAAATTATTAGAAGCTCCTAATCGACCTACTGCCATTCTAGTTGGATCAGATGAAATGGCACTTGGGGTCGTTCATGGTGCCGAGGATAAAGGATATAAACTTCCTGAAGACTTCGAAGTTATCACATCAGATAATACAAGGCTTTCTTTAATGGTTCGTCCGCAGTTAACCACAATCGTTCAGCCTTTATACGATATCGGAGCTGTGGCTATGCGTTTACTTACTAAATTAATGAACAAAGAAGAGGTAGAAGAACAAACCGTTGTTCTTCCACACCGCATCGAGCACCGTCAATCAACTAAATAA
- a CDS encoding DNA translocase FtsK, which produces MSWIQNFFQKFIKDNQDEYAEHDIHTKQLERSLPQKIIEGRYHLDTKISYQYPKGKGHMYVQPEDTTVKSEKTNRQKRVELRSEVHSPELRKSSEIRSTDTKSREVINKNTPPIKKKPFQLTEVPSPVYGFTRPAKPSENIVEHELSHFLDDGSDKLLVSILETEKEPMPEVEIAASETAVALAEIQVMEELPGNQPKVEEQAATSSLDLTQDSREVHTRKRSPLPFNVMMLKQDKLKWEERKNRRTLPEQEEKGKEEEVKIKTDNLESKEEIQVEPAKVEVIATKPVSIQPVVKVETVHANNIEKAESIVESDSSSYEFPEMNLLNPPVIVEDDTEWLLYQEELLNQTLQNFNVGASVVNVTQGPAVTRFEVQPEPGVKVNKITNLSDDIKLSLAARDIRIEAPIPGKHTIGIEVPNQKSRPVLINEIIQSLVFRESASPLTAVLGLDISGKPIVTDLKKMPHGLIAGATGSGKSVCINTILVSLLFKASPEDLKLLLIDPKMVELAPYNRIPHLVSPVITDVKAATASLKWAVEEMERRYELFAHSGVRDINRFNELAIKHKQYSDKLPFIVIIIDELADLMMMSPADVEEAICRIAQKARACGIHLIVATQRPSVDVITGLIKANIPTRIAFSVSSQVDSRTIIDISGAEKLLGRGDMLFLENGSSKPVRLQGTFVSDEEIDLVVGHVREQREPDYLFEQEELLKKAQVTEEEDELFYEACEFIIEQGLASTSSLQRRFKIGYNRAARLMDMLESNGFITSANGSKPREVLITLADLESLQDTGTMN; this is translated from the coding sequence TTGAGCTGGATCCAAAACTTTTTTCAAAAGTTTATAAAGGACAATCAGGATGAATATGCTGAACATGACATACATACTAAGCAGCTGGAAAGGTCACTGCCTCAAAAAATAATCGAGGGCAGGTATCATCTTGATACAAAAATTTCCTATCAGTATCCTAAAGGAAAAGGACATATGTATGTGCAGCCGGAGGATACGACTGTAAAATCAGAAAAAACGAATCGTCAAAAGAGAGTAGAGCTGCGTTCTGAAGTGCACAGTCCTGAATTAAGAAAAAGTTCTGAAATTAGAAGCACAGATACAAAGTCTAGGGAGGTAATTAACAAAAATACACCTCCAATTAAGAAAAAACCGTTCCAGCTGACAGAAGTTCCTTCACCTGTTTACGGCTTTACCAGACCTGCTAAACCTTCAGAAAACATTGTCGAGCATGAGTTAAGTCATTTTCTAGATGATGGTTCTGATAAACTACTGGTTTCAATTTTAGAGACAGAGAAAGAGCCTATGCCTGAAGTGGAAATAGCTGCCTCTGAGACGGCTGTTGCGCTAGCTGAAATTCAGGTTATGGAAGAGCTTCCTGGAAATCAGCCAAAGGTTGAAGAGCAAGCAGCCACGAGCAGCCTGGATCTAACACAGGATTCTAGAGAGGTACACACCCGAAAACGGTCCCCTCTTCCTTTCAATGTGATGATGTTAAAACAGGATAAGTTAAAATGGGAAGAAAGAAAAAACAGAAGAACTTTGCCTGAGCAAGAAGAAAAGGGTAAGGAAGAGGAAGTGAAGATAAAGACTGACAATCTCGAATCAAAAGAAGAAATTCAAGTAGAACCCGCAAAAGTTGAAGTTATCGCTACTAAACCGGTATCGATTCAACCTGTGGTCAAAGTTGAAACGGTACATGCAAACAATATCGAAAAAGCGGAATCCATCGTAGAATCAGATTCAAGTTCATATGAGTTTCCTGAGATGAACTTGTTAAACCCGCCTGTTATTGTAGAAGACGATACGGAATGGCTGTTGTATCAAGAAGAGCTATTAAATCAAACCTTGCAGAATTTTAATGTTGGTGCGAGTGTAGTAAATGTAACACAAGGACCAGCTGTGACTCGTTTCGAAGTCCAACCTGAGCCAGGTGTGAAGGTTAATAAAATTACAAATTTAAGTGATGATATTAAACTTAGTCTTGCGGCTAGAGATATACGCATTGAAGCACCGATTCCAGGTAAACATACGATAGGTATTGAGGTGCCAAACCAAAAATCACGTCCTGTGTTAATCAATGAAATTATTCAAAGTCTCGTATTTCGTGAATCAGCTTCTCCATTAACAGCGGTACTTGGTCTGGATATTTCCGGAAAACCAATTGTTACAGATTTAAAGAAAATGCCTCACGGGTTAATAGCTGGTGCGACAGGTTCTGGTAAGAGTGTGTGTATTAATACGATCCTAGTAAGTTTATTATTTAAAGCAAGTCCGGAAGATTTAAAGCTATTATTGATTGACCCTAAAATGGTAGAGCTTGCTCCATATAATCGAATACCACATTTAGTTAGTCCAGTCATAACGGATGTAAAGGCGGCCACTGCTTCCTTGAAATGGGCAGTAGAGGAAATGGAGAGACGCTATGAGTTATTTGCACATTCAGGAGTTCGCGACATAAACCGATTCAATGAGCTTGCCATCAAGCATAAACAATACTCTGATAAACTGCCGTTTATTGTGATTATTATTGATGAGTTAGCAGATTTAATGATGATGTCGCCCGCTGATGTGGAAGAGGCGATTTGCAGGATTGCTCAAAAAGCAAGAGCATGTGGAATTCATTTAATTGTTGCTACGCAAAGACCGTCTGTGGATGTTATTACTGGATTAATAAAAGCCAACATTCCAACACGGATTGCCTTTTCCGTATCTTCGCAGGTAGATTCACGTACCATTATTGATATAAGTGGTGCCGAAAAATTACTCGGTCGCGGAGATATGCTATTCTTAGAGAATGGTTCGTCAAAGCCTGTACGTCTGCAAGGGACCTTTGTTTCAGATGAAGAAATTGATCTTGTGGTCGGGCACGTAAGAGAACAGCGTGAGCCTGATTACTTGTTTGAACAAGAGGAACTTTTAAAGAAGGCACAGGTAACAGAAGAAGAAGATGAACTCTTTTACGAAGCTTGTGAATTTATTATCGAACAAGGATTGGCTTCCACATCCAGCCTGCAAAGAAGATTTAAAATCGGCTATAACCGTGCAGCACGATTAATGGATATGCTCGAATCGAATGGTTTTATTACCAGCGCTAACGGCAGTAAGCCACGCGAAGTCTTGATTACGTTGGCAGACTTGGAGTCCTTGCAAGACACTGGTACAATGAACTAG
- a CDS encoding YtxH domain-containing protein gives MSSKDNELRGTNRNKSEDSSSSFLLGALIGGLVGAAAAIFLAPKSGRELRSKLNSQAETLKEKTVHLMNKTKTPVDTDEDNYIPIGGMPKAASESSVDELSIRKKLEEAKKAFEEEEYKVTH, from the coding sequence ATGAGTAGTAAGGATAATGAATTGCGAGGAACAAACCGAAATAAAAGTGAAGATTCATCCAGCAGTTTTTTGTTAGGAGCACTGATCGGCGGACTAGTGGGGGCAGCTGCAGCTATTTTCTTAGCCCCAAAATCAGGCAGAGAGCTTCGTAGTAAACTTAACAGCCAAGCGGAAACATTAAAGGAAAAAACGGTCCACCTTATGAATAAAACAAAGACACCAGTTGATACCGATGAAGACAATTATATTCCAATTGGCGGAATGCCAAAAGCAGCTAGTGAAAGTTCTGTTGATGAACTTTCGATAAGAAAGAAATTAGAAGAAGCCAAAAAAGCTTTTGAAGAGGAAGAATATAAAGTAACACATTAA
- the ytxJ gene encoding bacillithiol system redox-active protein YtxJ: MLKKIDTLDQFEDLIKQEDKFFLLKHSLTCPISHAAYQEYEKYAGGDESLPTYYLAVQEARPLSNQVAEKFEIKHESPQALLIKNGEAVWNASHWKITTKSLTTATNENL; encoded by the coding sequence ATGTTGAAAAAAATTGATACTTTAGACCAATTTGAAGATTTAATAAAGCAAGAAGACAAGTTTTTTCTATTGAAACATAGTTTAACTTGTCCTATTAGTCATGCCGCTTATCAGGAGTATGAAAAATACGCAGGCGGAGATGAAAGTTTACCGACCTATTATTTAGCTGTTCAAGAGGCACGTCCATTATCAAATCAAGTTGCGGAGAAGTTTGAAATTAAACACGAATCCCCTCAGGCACTCTTGATTAAAAATGGAGAAGCTGTCTGGAATGCTTCTCATTGGAAGATTACGACCAAATCTTTAACGACTGCAACAAATGAAAATTTATAG
- a CDS encoding DUF948 domain-containing protein, with amino-acid sequence MEIILYLSVALIAIAFLVLVIYVAKTLNSLQETLSSVSTTLTGLEKQLDGVTKETTELLHKTNALADDIQEKSQNLNSVVSAVKNVGTTVNKFNGTLKTLTESFDIQVEENKEKISQIVQWGNVFLELKDKWMAKKQEKSANHVEEIKRVRSR; translated from the coding sequence ATGGAAATTATTTTATATTTAAGCGTCGCTTTAATTGCGATTGCATTCTTGGTACTAGTAATCTATGTAGCAAAAACGCTTAACTCTCTCCAAGAGACTCTTTCAAGTGTTTCCACGACTTTAACTGGATTAGAAAAACAATTGGATGGAGTCACAAAAGAAACGACTGAACTCTTACATAAAACGAATGCTCTAGCGGATGATATTCAGGAGAAATCGCAGAATTTAAATAGTGTTGTCTCTGCTGTAAAAAATGTTGGGACGACAGTAAATAAATTCAATGGCACCTTAAAAACACTAACAGAATCTTTCGATATACAAGTTGAAGAAAATAAAGAAAAAATCTCCCAAATTGTGCAATGGGGTAATGTTTTTCTTGAACTAAAAGATAAATGGATGGCTAAGAAGCAGGAAAAAAGTGCAAACCATGTTGAGGAAATTAAGAGGGTTAGGTCACGCTAA
- a CDS encoding DUF1444 domain-containing protein: MDSIKMKRELEKRLTADDRLITYDREKDQLRIENKTLGKGITITLGGIVAKWHSEKEKAIDEVVYYVEEGLRAMTDTVQLTDHEKKIFPVIRSTSFPIESEEGVAFLTEDHTAETKIYYAYDMGTSYRLIDSRIMEKEGWQSSRIKEIALFNVRSLKTSLKEDHVAGNTFYFLNSNDGYDASRILNKGFLHDMQKKITGTMVLAVPHQDVLIIADIQNNTGYDVLAQMAMSFFANGRVPITALSFLYEDGELEPIFILGKTRNEDRKGSR; the protein is encoded by the coding sequence ATGGATAGTATTAAAATGAAAAGAGAATTAGAAAAACGCTTAACTGCGGACGATCGGTTAATTACGTATGATCGTGAAAAGGATCAATTACGTATCGAAAATAAAACCCTTGGAAAAGGAATCACTATCACGCTGGGGGGGATTGTTGCAAAGTGGCATTCTGAGAAGGAAAAGGCTATTGATGAAGTGGTTTATTATGTGGAAGAGGGACTAAGGGCCATGACGGACACAGTCCAGTTAACAGACCATGAGAAAAAGATTTTCCCGGTTATTCGCTCAACATCATTTCCTATCGAATCAGAAGAAGGTGTTGCTTTTTTAACGGAGGATCATACGGCTGAAACAAAAATCTATTATGCCTACGACATGGGGACTTCATACAGATTAATTGATTCGCGAATTATGGAAAAAGAGGGATGGCAGTCTAGCCGCATTAAAGAAATTGCTTTATTTAATGTAAGGTCCCTAAAGACATCATTGAAAGAAGATCATGTTGCAGGCAATACCTTTTATTTTCTTAATTCAAACGATGGATATGACGCAAGCCGGATATTGAATAAAGGCTTCTTACATGATATGCAGAAAAAAATCACAGGGACAATGGTCCTTGCTGTACCACATCAGGATGTTTTAATCATTGCCGATATTCAAAATAATACGGGGTATGATGTTTTAGCACAAATGGCCATGAGCTTCTTTGCTAACGGGCGTGTACCGATAACGGCGTTGTCATTTTTGTACGAGGATGGAGAATTAGAACCAATTTTTATCTTAGGTAAGACACGAAATGAAGACCGAAAAGGATCACGGTAA
- the murC gene encoding UDP-N-acetylmuramate--L-alanine ligase has product MTIYHFVGIKGSGMSALAQVLHDMNFDVQGSDVEKRFFTQLALEKSGIKILPFQKENIKPGMTIIAGNAFPDTHEEIQEAMKLGLPIIRYHRFLGDFMQNFTSIAITGAHGKTSTTGLLAHVIKGAKPTSFLIGDGTGKGEEGSKYFVFEACEYRRHFLSYFPDYAIMTNIDFDHPDYFANIDDVFSAFQEMAVQVKKGIFAYGDDEQLQKIQAKVPVLFYGFGEENDYQAKNLVKSTSGTTFDVFIRNTFYDTFTIPTYGEHSVLNALAVIGVCHYEEIDVSIVKEQLESFEGVKRRFSEKRIGSQILIDDYAHHPTEIKATIDAANQKYPDREIVAVFQPHTFSRTQAFLEDFAKSLRLADKTYLCEIFGSARENHGKLTINDLQTKIEGAEILSEENTSLLEKHKNSVIIFMGAGDIQKFQESYEKQLTL; this is encoded by the coding sequence ATGACTATTTACCATTTTGTAGGTATTAAGGGGTCAGGAATGAGTGCATTAGCACAAGTTCTCCATGATATGAATTTCGATGTACAAGGCTCCGATGTCGAAAAGCGCTTTTTTACTCAACTGGCCCTTGAAAAATCAGGAATAAAGATTCTCCCCTTTCAAAAGGAAAACATCAAACCGGGGATGACTATTATTGCTGGAAATGCATTTCCTGATACTCATGAGGAAATTCAAGAGGCTATGAAGCTCGGGCTGCCGATTATTCGTTACCACCGCTTTTTAGGTGATTTTATGCAGAATTTCACCAGTATTGCCATAACTGGTGCACACGGTAAAACGTCGACAACGGGTCTGTTGGCGCATGTTATCAAGGGTGCAAAGCCGACTTCGTTCTTAATTGGTGATGGTACAGGTAAAGGTGAAGAAGGCTCGAAATATTTTGTTTTTGAAGCGTGCGAATACAGAAGACACTTTTTGTCCTATTTTCCTGATTATGCGATTATGACAAATATAGATTTTGATCATCCAGATTATTTTGCCAATATTGATGATGTTTTTTCAGCATTCCAAGAAATGGCCGTTCAAGTTAAGAAGGGGATATTCGCATACGGGGATGATGAACAACTTCAAAAAATTCAAGCCAAGGTCCCTGTATTGTTTTATGGATTTGGTGAGGAAAATGACTATCAAGCCAAAAACCTTGTGAAAAGTACTAGTGGAACAACATTTGATGTATTTATTCGCAATACATTTTATGATACGTTTACTATTCCTACCTACGGTGAGCATAGCGTATTAAATGCACTTGCCGTTATTGGGGTGTGCCACTATGAAGAAATTGATGTGTCAATTGTAAAAGAACAATTGGAATCCTTCGAGGGTGTGAAAAGAAGATTTTCGGAAAAAAGAATTGGATCACAAATTTTGATTGACGATTATGCCCATCACCCAACGGAAATTAAAGCTACCATCGATGCTGCTAATCAAAAATACCCAGATCGTGAAATTGTAGCCGTGTTTCAGCCTCATACGTTCTCAAGAACTCAGGCTTTTCTAGAGGATTTTGCGAAAAGCTTGAGACTTGCCGATAAAACGTATTTGTGTGAAATTTTTGGCTCTGCCAGAGAGAATCATGGGAAGTTGACGATAAATGATCTTCAAACAAAAATTGAAGGAGCAGAAATTTTATCGGAAGAAAATACCTCCCTGCTTGAGAAACATAAAAATAGCGTCATAATCTTTATGGGTGCAGGAGATATCCAAAAATTCCAAGAATCCTATGAAAAGCAGTTGACTCTATAA
- a CDS encoding aminopeptidase yields the protein MKDPRIEKLAKNLINYSVELQKGEKVLIENFGLQRELVTALVKEAYLAGGYPFVLLKDQQVDRALLLGAEEEQFNMIADFEANVMSKMDAYIGLRSGDNINEQADVPDDKIKIHGNTIGKKVHRDIRVPKTKWVVLRYPTSNMAQLAKMSTEAFEDFYFDVCNLDYGKMDKAMDSLVELMNRTDKVRLTGPGTDLTFSIKDIPAIKCAGHANIPDGEVYSAPVRDSVNGVITYNTPSPYHGFTFENVKLTFKDGKIVEAVANDTERINKIFDTDEGARYVGEFAIGVNPYILNPMQDILFDEKIAGSFHFTPGQCYDEAFNGNHSNIHWDMVNIQRPEYGGGEIYFDDVLIRKDGLFVIPELEGLNPEKLK from the coding sequence ATGAAGGATCCACGTATTGAAAAACTAGCAAAAAACCTAATCAACTACTCGGTAGAACTGCAAAAAGGTGAGAAGGTATTAATTGAAAACTTTGGTCTGCAGCGCGAGCTTGTTACAGCACTTGTTAAGGAAGCTTATTTAGCAGGCGGATATCCGTTTGTACTTTTAAAGGACCAACAAGTAGACCGTGCGTTATTGCTTGGCGCTGAGGAAGAGCAATTTAACATGATCGCTGATTTTGAAGCGAATGTTATGAGCAAAATGGATGCATACATAGGACTGCGTTCTGGTGATAACATCAACGAGCAGGCAGATGTGCCAGACGATAAGATTAAAATCCATGGAAATACGATTGGCAAAAAGGTTCATCGCGATATCCGCGTACCGAAAACCAAGTGGGTTGTTCTTCGCTACCCAACATCAAACATGGCCCAGCTTGCAAAAATGAGCACAGAGGCATTTGAGGACTTCTATTTTGATGTCTGTAATTTGGATTATGGAAAAATGGATAAGGCCATGGACAGTCTTGTGGAATTGATGAACCGGACAGATAAAGTTCGTCTCACAGGTCCTGGAACAGACCTTACCTTCTCAATAAAAGACATTCCTGCAATAAAGTGTGCAGGTCATGCCAATATTCCTGATGGAGAGGTATATAGTGCACCCGTACGTGATTCGGTAAATGGAGTGATTACCTATAACACCCCATCTCCTTATCACGGGTTTACTTTTGAAAATGTAAAGCTAACATTTAAAGATGGTAAAATCGTTGAGGCTGTTGCGAACGATACTGAGCGAATCAATAAAATATTCGATACAGATGAAGGGGCACGCTATGTTGGAGAATTTGCTATCGGCGTTAACCCCTACATTTTAAATCCAATGCAAGATATTTTATTTGATGAGAAAATCGCAGGCAGCTTCCACTTTACACCCGGTCAATGCTATGATGAGGCCTTTAACGGAAACCATTCTAACATTCACTGGGATATGGTTAACATCCAGCGTCCGGAATATGGCGGGGGCGAAATCTATTTTGACGATGTTTTAATTCGTAAAGATGGTCTTTTTGTTATTCCTGAGTTAGAAGGACTAAACCCAGAGAAATTAAAATAG